The DNA sequence CGGATATGATAAATGATATTTGGGGGCTTAGAAAAGACCCTAAAATGGCAAATACTATAGCTAAATATGATGCCTATGTTTGTATAATGCATAATCAAGATGGAACTGATTATGAAAAAGATATAATGAAGTCTATAGAGGAGTTTTTTATAGAAAGTATCAAAATTGCACAACAATCAGGTATAAGTAATGAAAAAATAATACTAGATCCAGGAATAGGTTTTGGAAAAACATTTGAACAAAATATTGAAGTTATGAGTCGTTTAAATGAGTTAAAGAAATTAGGATATCCGATTTTATTAGGAACATCTAGAAAATCTATGATAGGAAATATTCTTAATGTAGAACCAAAGGAAAGAGTTGAAGGGACTATAGCTACAACTGTTTTAGGTATAAATGCAGGGGTAGATATAGTAAGGGTACACGATATAAAGGCCAATTTAAGAGCTATTAAAGTAACAGATGCTATATGTAGAAAGTAGGTGCTTTATGGATAAAATACTATTAAACAATATGGGATTTTATGGATATCATGGTGTCTTCAAGGAAGAAAGCGTGTTAGGTCAAAAGTTTTTTGTTGATATGGAACTTTACTTAGATACTAAAGAAGCTGGAATTACAGATGATATGGAGAAGTCTGTAAGCTATGGAGATGTTTATGAAGTGGTAAAAGATATAGTTGAAAAACAAAGATTTAATTTATTGGAAGCATTAGCTGAAAATATAGCAAAACAAGTTTTTGAAAGATTTGAATTAATAGAAGAAATTATGGTTAGAGTAAAGAAGCCAGAAGCTCCAGTACCTGGAATATATGATTATTTTGGGGTTGAAATAAGGAGACGAAGATATGAATAAAGTATATTTAGGATTGGGGACTAATATAGGTGATAGATTAAATTATTTAAAACAAGCAATATCAAAATTACAATCTAACAAAGATATAAAGATAACTAAAAAATCTAAATTATATGAAACTAAGGCTTGGGGTTATACAGAACAAGATGATTTTTTAAATATGTGCATTGAAATAGAAACCAATTTATCACCGATTGAACTTTTAAATGAGTGTCAAAAGGTTGAACTAGAATTAAATAGAGAGAGAAAAATTAGATGGGGGCCAAGAACTATAGATATTGATATATTATTTTTTAATGATATAATTTTACAAGAAGAAAAATTAGAAATTCCTCATCCAAGAATAAAGGAAAGAGCATTTGTATTAATTCCATTATTAGATATAAGCAACAATTTAAAAATAAATGATGTGCATATAAATGAATACCTAGAATCTTTGACGGCTGAGGAAAGAGAAGAAGTAAAGGAGTTTATAGGTAATGAAGAAAAACCTATTTAATAATAATTTAAATATAAAGATAAATGAAAATTTAGAACTACCAAAAAATAAAATAATTATGGCTGGCCCATGTGCCATAGAAAGTTATGAACAACTTTTAGAAACGGCTAAATTTATAAAAAAACAAGGTGCTAATATGCTAAGAGGTGGAGCGTATAAACCAAGAACTTCACCAAATTCATTCCAAGGATTAAAAGAAGAAGGCCTTGAAATTTTAAAAGCTGTAAAAATAGAAACAGGATTACCTGTAATAACAGAACTTATGGATGCTAGAGATTTAGAAAAAATATATGATGTAACAGATATAATTCAAATTGGCTCTAGAAATATGCAAAACTTTACTCTTTTAAGTGAAGTAGGAA is a window from the Paraclostridium sordellii genome containing:
- the folP gene encoding dihydropteroate synthase codes for the protein MFDYGKKTYLMGILNVTPDSFSDGGSYTSLERALNHAKEMINEGADIIDIGGESTRPGHEAVDEDEELRRVIPVLKALKEKLNVKVSIDTYKAQVAEESLKLGADMINDIWGLRKDPKMANTIAKYDAYVCIMHNQDGTDYEKDIMKSIEEFFIESIKIAQQSGISNEKIILDPGIGFGKTFEQNIEVMSRLNELKKLGYPILLGTSRKSMIGNILNVEPKERVEGTIATTVLGINAGVDIVRVHDIKANLRAIKVTDAICRK
- the folB gene encoding dihydroneopterin aldolase, translating into MDKILLNNMGFYGYHGVFKEESVLGQKFFVDMELYLDTKEAGITDDMEKSVSYGDVYEVVKDIVEKQRFNLLEALAENIAKQVFERFELIEEIMVRVKKPEAPVPGIYDYFGVEIRRRRYE
- the folK gene encoding 2-amino-4-hydroxy-6-hydroxymethyldihydropteridine diphosphokinase, giving the protein MNKVYLGLGTNIGDRLNYLKQAISKLQSNKDIKITKKSKLYETKAWGYTEQDDFLNMCIEIETNLSPIELLNECQKVELELNRERKIRWGPRTIDIDILFFNDIILQEEKLEIPHPRIKERAFVLIPLLDISNNLKINDVHINEYLESLTAEEREEVKEFIGNEEKPI